The Cricetulus griseus strain 17A/GY chromosome 9, alternate assembly CriGri-PICRH-1.0, whole genome shotgun sequence genome has a segment encoding these proteins:
- the LOC100759787 gene encoding cytochrome P450 2B1 isoform X2 — protein sequence MTMEASVLLFLTLLLGFVVLLLRGHSKAHGHLPPGPRPLPFLGNLLQMDRRGLLNSFMRLREKYGDVFTVHLGPRPVVMLCGTEAIREALVDQAEAFSGRGTVAVFKPIFKEYGVIFANGDHWKALRRFSLATMRDFGMGKRSVEERIQEEAQCLAEELRKSQGAPLDPKFLFQCITANIICSIVFGERFDYKDRQFLRLMYLFHQSFSLLSSFSSQVFELFSGFLKYFPGTHVHISRITQEILDYIERSVEQHQETLDPSNPRDLIDTYLLRMEKEKCNSHKGFHHQNLVFTVLSLFFAGTETSSTTLRYGFLLMLKYPHVAEKVQKEIDQVIGSHRLPTLDDRTKMPYTDAVIHEIQRFADLVPIGVPHKVTKDTLFRGYLLPKNTEVYPILSSALHDPQYFEQPDTFNPDRFLDANGTLKKNEAFMPFSVGKRICLGEGIARHELFIFFTTILQNFSLSSPVDPKDIDLSPKESGFGRVPQEYQICFLSR from the exons ATGACCATGGAAGCCAGTGTCCTGCTCTTTCTCACTCTCCTCCTGGGCTTTGTAGTGCTCCTGCTCAGAGGCCACTCAAAGGCTCATGGCCACCTCCCACCAGGACCCCGTCCTCTGCCCTTCTTGGGGAACCTCCTGCAGATGGACAGAAGAGGCCTCCTCAACTCCTTCATGCGG CTTCGAGAAAAATACGGAGATGTGTTCACAGTGCACCTGGGACCGAGGCCCGTGGTCATGCTGTGTGGGACAGAGGCCATAAGGGAGGCTCTGGTGGACCAAGCTGAGGCTTTCTCTGGCCGGGGGACAGTTGCAGTGTTCAAACCTATCTTCAAGGAGTATG GTGTGATCTTTGCCAATGGGGACCACTGGAAGGCCCTCCGGCGATTCTCTCTGGCCACCATGAGAGACTTTGGGATGGGGAAGAGGAGTGTGGAGGAGAGGATTCAGGAGGAGGCCCAGTGTTTGGCAGAAGAGCTGCGGAAATCCCAGG GAGCCCCCCTGGACCCCAAGTTCCTCTTCCAGTGCATCACAGCCAACATCATCTGCTCCATTGTCTTTGGAGAGCGCTTTGACTACAAAGATCGCCAATTCCTGCGACTGATGTACCTGTTCCATCAGAGCTTCTCactcctcagctccttctccagccag GTGTTTGAGCTCTTCTCTGGCTTCCTCAAGTACTTTCCTGGTACCCATGTACACATCTCCAGAATCACCCAGGAAATCCTTGACTACATTGAACGCAGTGTGGAGCAGCACCAGGAAACCTTGGACCCCAGCAATCCAAGAGACTTAATTGATACCTACCTCCTACGCATGGAGAAG GAAAAGTGCAACTCGCATAAGGGGTTCCATCACCAGAACCTCGTGTTCACAGTGCTGTCTCTCTTCTTTGCTGGCACCGAGACCAGCAGCACCACGCTCCGCTATGGCTTCCTGCTCATGCTCAAATACCCCCATGTTGCAG AGAAAGTCCAAAAGGAGATCGATCAGGTGATTGGCTCACACCGCCTACCAACCCTTGACGACCGCACCAAAATGCCATACACTGATGCCGTCATCCATGAGATCCAGAGATTTGCAGATCTTGTCCCTATTGGTGTGCCACACAAAGTCACCAAAGACACTTTGTTCCGCGGGTACCTGCTCCCCAAG AACACTGAAGTGTACCCCATCCTGAGCTCAGCTCTCCATGACCCACAGTACTTTGAACAACCAGACACCTTCAATCCTGACCGCTTCCTGGATGCCAATGggacactgaagaaaaatgaagctttTATGCCCTTCTCTGTAG GAAAGCGCATTTGTCTTGGAGAAGGCATCGCCCGCCAcgaattgttcattttcttcaccACCATCCTCCAGAACTTCTCCTTGTCCAGTCCTGTGGATCCTAAGGACATTGACCTCAGTCCCAAGGAGAGTGGCTTTGGCAGAGTGCCCCAAGAATACCAGATCTGCTTCTTGTCCCGATGA